One Nicotiana sylvestris chromosome 12, ASM39365v2, whole genome shotgun sequence genomic window carries:
- the LOC138882966 gene encoding uncharacterized protein, with protein MTHQVSAIVHSMAPKLEDPDVFTISYTIGSADFAKALCDLGASIHLMPYSVFKTLGIGQPRATSMRLQMADRTMKMPLGIIDDVLVRVDKFILTTDFVILECEVDYEVSIILGRPFLAIGKTLVDVEAGELTFRVGGEKVVFHVCKSMKQPNSTKVCSFVDLVTEVIVDDTSAIINVEDPLEAVLLNLDVNEDEGRVECVNALHGTDSYSYEPQNLSLDLENR; from the coding sequence atgactcatcaagtaagtgcaattgtgcactcgatggctccaaagcttgaagatcccgacgTTTTCACCATTTCAtataccattgggagtgcggattttgcaaaggcattgtgCGATCTGGGAGCAAGTATAcatttgatgccttactctgtgttcaaaactttgggtattggtcaaccgagggctacttcaatgaggttgcaaatggcagatagaacaatgaagatGCCGCTTGGTATTAtcgatgatgttcttgttcgAGTGGACAAGTTTATTTTGACTACTGACTTTGTGATTCTGGAATGCGAGGTCGATTATGAGGTttcaatcatattgggaagacctttccttgcaattGGGAAgacattggttgatgtggaagcaggggagctcaccttccgggtgggtggtgaaaaagtggtctttcatgtatgcaaatcaatgaagcagccgAATAGTACcaaagtgtgctcttttgtggatcttgtcacggaagtgatagttgatgatactagtgcaataatcaatgtggaggatcctctAGAAGCGGTATTGTTGAACTTGGATGTGAATGAGGATGAAGGtcgggtggagtgtgtcaatgctttgcaTGGAACGgactcttactcttatgagcctcaaAATCtctccttggatcttgagaatagatag